DNA from Granulicella arctica:
AATCCCACCGAAAAGACCTGGCCAACCTCCGCCGAGTCGGAGAGCATCGTCGCAATCACTGCCAACCCTCCGAGGATCAGGACAGCAGCAGCAATCTGCGCGAAGTTTTTCGATATCTTGCGGAAGATCGCACGCACAAATGGGTCGTCGTTCTCTTCAACCGCCCGACGCAGAATAAGGATCGGCCGCACCCCACAAATATCAAGCAACGGCGGCAACGTAAACAGCAACGTCGTCAAGACACCCACCGCAAGCCCCGTGAAGATCGTGCGCGCCTGAACATGGATCACGGTATCGATATTGATGAGCTTCGCGAGCAGTGCTGGAAATGCAAGCTGTACCCCGACACCAAGTCCCACACCCAACAAGCCGCCCAGCAACCCGAGGAGCAGTGTTTGCAATAGATAGATCTTTATGATCTGCGTCGAGCTGGCACCGAGCGACTTCATGATCGCAATCGTGTCCAGCCGTTGCTGCAAGTGCGCACGCATCGCCATCGCGACCCCGATCGCACCCAGCACCAGAGACACAAGAGACATCAGCGAAAGCAGGCTCGTCGCCCGGTCCAGCCCCTGCGTCAATGCCGGGTTCGTCTCGCGATAGTCCGTCACCTGCGCCTCCGGAAGCATCCGCTCGAGCCGCTCCTTCAGCTCCACAACGCGCTTCTCGGAGATCGGATCGCCGTTGCGCGGAGCCGGAACCTTGAACAGAAACCGCTGCCCCGCATGGCTGCCCGGAGCAAGCAGTCCCGCTGCATCCAGCCCCTTCCTCGTGATCAACACGCGAGGCCCCGAGGCAAAACTTCCCGAAAGCCTGTCCGGCTCATTCGTCACAACAGCGGCGATGCGGAACACCCGTCCGCCGATCTTGAGTTGATCGCCAATCTGCATATGCAGCCGTACCAACAGGTCATCCGCGACCACCACAGTGTCAGGCTTCAGCACATCCTTCAGGTTCACCACAGGTTGCAGATCGACTGTGCCATAGAACGGATACATCGCCGGATCGACCGCCTTCAGTGAGATCAGCAACGGGTCCATCGTCTTCGGCGAACTTGCCATCGACAGCATCTCCGTGACCGGTGTGACCAGCACGCCCTCCGCCTCGATCGCCTCCAATCCCTTCTTCTGCTCCGGCGTCGGCTGCTGAAACATTCGCGCTGACAGGTCTGCCGCCATGATGCTCCGCGCACGCGTCAGCAACGTTCCGCGAAATGACGCGCTAAACCCGCGAACTCCCGTCAGTGCCGCCACGCCAATCGCTACAGACAACACCACAAAGAAAAACTTGCCACGCGACGACCGCATCTCGCGGGCGGCGATCTTGGCAGCGGTCATCCAGGAAAGGTTGTTAGCCATCGCGTAGTCCTTACAACGTCGTTGGAGACAGATTCATCTCATCCGAAAGAATCAATCCATCGCGCAGCGTAATGCGACGGTCCGCGTAGCCAGCAAGCACCGGATCATGCGTCACCAGCACCAGCGTCGTTCCCTCGGTGCGATTCAGGTTCAGCAGCAGCTCCAGCACATGCGCCCCATTGGCCGTATCGAGATTGCCCGTAGGCTCATCCGCCAGCACAATCGGTGGCCGCAGAATGAATGCGCGCGCCAATGCCACCCGCTGCTGTTCACCACCGGAGAGTTGCACCGGATAATGCTCCATCCGATCCGCCAGCCCGACGCTCGTCAACAACTGCCGCGCCCTCGGAAGCCCTTCCGCAGCCTCCTTCCGCTTTGCGTTCAACTCATGCGGCAGCAACACATTCTCAAGCGCCGTCAGCGTAGGAATCAGTTGATACGACTGGAAGACAAAGCCAATCGTCCGTCCTCGCACCTGCGCCAGCTTGTCCTCCGGCAGATAGCTGATCGCCGTTCCATGCAGCGCAACGCTTCCCGCACTCGGCGTATCCAATCCTGCCAGCAATCCCAGCAGCGTTGACTTCCCTGATCCCGACGAACCCATGATCGCAACAAACTGCCCCGCCGGAATCTCGAAGTCGATGCCCCTCAGAATGTCGGTCGTGCGCGCCGCCGTACCTGTTCCGTTGCGAATAGATTTGCTGAGCCCTTGTACGGAGATCATTGCAGCTGCATCGGTCACCTGCGGGTATCTCCTTTTCGAGAGCGCGGCGTCTGCGCACCCTCGTTTGTTAGATTGGAAAAATGAAGAGGACCTGCTTCGCTTCCATTCTATTGGCTTTGATCATACTGGTCGGCTGCCATTCCGCGGATACTTCGAAGCAACCCACACCGACAGACACGGGCCAGCCAGCAGACGCGGTGACTCCAGCAACACCTGCACCCTCCGATACCCGCCCTGTGATTGTCTGCTTCGGCGACAGCCTCACCGCAGGCCTCGGCACCGATCCCGGCCAAAGCTACCCCGACTTTCTCCAGGCGGATCTCGACGCGAAGGGCTACCGCTACCGCGTGGACAACGAAGGCGTCAGTGGAGCTACTTCCAAAGATGGCGTAGCGCGACTTCCCGACATCCTCGCCATGAAGCCCGCCGTCGTCATCGTGGAGTTCGGAGGCAATGATGGCCTGCGCGGTCTCCCCATCGTCGACATGCGCGCCAACCTCGACACCATCCTCAACGGACTCAAGTCCTCAGGCACAAAGGTCATGCTCGCTGGCATCACGCTACCGCCGGACTACGGTCCCGACTATGTAAATCAGTTCACCGCCTCTTACCCCATACTCGCAAAGAAGTACCACGTACCCTTGCTCCCTTTTCTTCTGCAAGGCGTCTTCGGCGTCGATGGAATGATGCAGGCAGACCGCACCCACGCTACTGCAAGAGGCAACGAGATCGTCGCGCAGAATGTTTTGCCGGTAGTCCTTCCGCTTCTCAGAAAACAGCGTTAACCCATTACCACAATAGGCTGCATCAGCGTCCCTGCAACGCGCCGCGCAATCGCCATCAACTCCGTCGGCGAAGTGAAGACCTTCACCAGCGGAGCATGCGAAAACTCCGGCAGATTCACCTGCATCCCATTGCGGATGCGCCCCGCAGTCTGCTCGTCTACCGTCACCGACGGCATCTCAGGGAGCAACGTCCGCGGATGTGGCAGAAGCTGCTCCAGTTCGCCAAGATTGCCCGCCATTCCCTTCAGTGTGTCGATAGTGATCGCCTGCCCCAGCCCAAACGCCCCGGCATGCGTACGTCGCAACACCGACAGATGCGCTCCGCAGCCCGCCAACGCACCCATCTCATGCGCTACCGAACGCACATACCCCCCAGCACTCACCGTGATCGAGAAGCCACACTCTTCACCGCGAAGAGACAGCAGCTCGAACTCATGAATCGTAATCCGTGCCGGCTTCACAGGGACCTCAGCCCCGGCACGCGCCAGCTTGTGCGCCGCGACACCATTGATCTTCTTCGCCGAAAATACAGGCGGCATCTGATCGATCGGCCCATGAAACTTCTTTGCCAGTTCGCGAAGCTCCTCCAGCGTCCGCTCCAATGGCTTCGGATCACCCGCAGTCATCCCGTCAGCATCGAAGCTATCCGTTGCAAAACCAAACCGGATCGTGCCGGTGTACTGCTTCTCCGCGTGGCCAAAGAACTGAGCCAGCCGCGTGTACTTTCCAAGCAGCAGCGGCAGAACTCCCGTAGCCATAGGGTCCAGCGTTCCCAGATGACCAATCGATTTTTCGCCGGTAACGCGGCGTACTAGAGACACACAGTCATGCGAAGTAATGCCCGAAGGCTTGTCGAGAATAAGAAGGCCGTTCATCTCTATAAGACTACTAGGCCACGCTCGAAGGAAATCGTGCTAGATGCTGCTGCCGCCACGACGTACCAGCGCGAGAAACTCATTCCGCGTCTGTAGTTGCGTCTTAAAGACGCCAAGCATCGCGGAAGTGACTGTCGTCGACTGCTGTTTCTCCACGCCACGCATCATCATGCACAGGTGCGAAGCCTCCAGAATCACCGCGACCCCCTGCGGCTGGATCGCCTCTGTGATCGCATCGCCGATCTGCCGCGTCAGCCGCTCCTGCACCTGCAACCGTCGCGCGAAAACATCTACTAGCCGCGGAATCTTGCTCAACCCGATCACCTTGCCGTTCGGCACATATGCCACATGCGCCTTGCCGAAGAACGGCAGCAGATGATGCTCACACATCGAGTAGAACTCGACATCCTTCACAATCACCATCTCGTCGTAGTCCACATCGAAGAGAGCGCCGTGCAGCACCTCCGTCACATCCTGCGTATAGCCCTTGGTCAAAAACGCCATGGACTTTTCCATGCGCTCCGGCGTGCGCAGCAGACCGTCGCGTGTTGGGTCTTCGCCGATGCGCGTCAGCAGTTCGCGATAAAGATCCTGCGTGGAAAAATCCGCGGCGGTGACAGGTTCGAGTGTAGGTGTAATTGCCATGGTAGAGCCTTTCTTAGAGCCTGCTCCCGATATAGGTATCTCGATCGCCGTCATAGTCGAAGAAGTTATTGTTCGTCTCTTCAACATGAATATTTTCAAGATGAGCTGCGGGAAAATCCCGAAAGATCTGATAAATCACTCTTGCTAAATTCTCAGTGCTCGGCACAATCGCTTCAAAGATCGTCAATGTATTAAGGTTCGCGTGGTCGAATAGCGACAACAAGTTAATTTGCGCAAACGCATCCAACTCCGCCAGGTTGCAAACCATCCCCGTCGCCGGATCAACCTGCCCGCTCATCGTTACCTGCACCACATAGTTATGACCATGCCCGAACGGATTGTTGCACTTGCCAAAGATCGTGCGATTCTGCTCCGCCGTAAAGCTCTCGCTATGCAGCCGATGCGACGCACTGAACCGATATCTCCGCGACAGGTACGCCTTCATCGCTCACCATAGTAGTCCGCAAAGAGGTCCGCCATCTCGTATACGCGTACCCGATGCAGCCGTGCATGAGGAATCTTCCCGTCCAGACGTTGCCAGATCGCGATCGCCATGTTCTCCGTCGTTGGAATCGCCGTCTTAAACTCAGGCACCTCGAAGTTCAGATGGCGATGGTCGTACACGCTTACCACCTCGCGCTCCAGGATATCCTTCAACTCCTTGAGATCGACGACGAATCCCGTGGTCGGGTCTACCTCTCCCGCGACCGTCACCTCGAGTGTGTAGTTGTGCCCATGTCCGTTACGATTCGCGCACCGCCCAAACACACGCTCGTTCTCCTCAACAGACCACGCATCGTTCCAATAAAAATGCGCGGAAGAAAACTCGGCTTTGCGGGTCAACAGGATCATGGCTTCTAGTTTATTAGACGAAGTGGCCTACGAAGCGGATTCACTCACCGGCCGGTGCTGTAAGTACGTCCCTTCCAGCCCACTTTTTTGTGGATGCGATGGTGCAAAAAGCTGCGAATTAGTAGGAATACAAACAAGGGTACTCCCAGGATAGAGATCGCGATATCCAGCGCCGGAAAATTCGACCGTAATACCCGGTTATAAAAGCGAAAGCAGGTCCGCACCCACAACAGAAAGAACACCAGCCCCTGGTAGGGAATGTGCTGCGGCACGATAAACCCGAGCACCGGCAGCCCGAAGAACAGTAACAGGTCCAGAACCCGCCACACGGCCAGCGCAATCGGCGATGGAAACAGCAGCGCCAGGTTCTTCGTCCAACCCTCGATCATCGCGGCCGTCGTCCTATACATCTTCGTCGAGAGCGCCTCCGGAGCGTACCGAAAGCGAATTGGCCTCTGACCGCGTTTAATATTCCGCGCCAGCACCACATCCTCCAGCACATTCGAACCCACCGCCCGGTGCCCGCCAACTGAAAAGTACGCGTCTCGCTCCACCATCAAAAACTGCCCGTTCGCCGCCGCCAGCCTCAACTCCGGGTCATTCACCTGCTTTGGCGGATACACGCTCGCCAACTCCGAAAACACCAGCGGCATCACCGCTCGCTGCCAGAACCCTGTAACCACCTGCCGCGGCGAGTACGAGAGCAGCGACACATGATGCCGCTGCGCCTCCCGTAGCGCCCGCGAAAGATCCCCCAACTCATGCTCCGTATCCGCATCCGTAAACAGCAGCCACGCCCCACGCGCGCGCTGCGCCCCAGCCCAGCATGCGTTATTTTTCCCGGTAAATCCACCGAGCGGCCCCAGGTCGAGCGCCGGGGCATCCAGTGCCGTCACCCCGGGATAGTTCTTTGCCGACTTCTCCGCGATCTCCCGCGTCCCGTCCGACGAATCGTCGTTGACGACGATCACCTCCCACTGGACTCCCAGCGCGAACCCCGGCTCGCTCTGCACCAGCAGCGACGCCAGACATTCAGGCAGCAGACGCTCCTCGTTTCGGGCCGGAAGAATCACGCTCAGCTCAAAAGCGGGCACGTCTACATCAGAGTTTGCGTCGGGATATTCGGAACCGATAGTCACAGCTTCGTATTATAGGAAGCAGGAGCGTGCCGTGCGTCGAATCTGGTCGAGTATTGTCGTAGGAGTTTTACTGGTCGCAGGCTGTGAGCGCGGCTCGCACCCCGGAAACATCGGAAAACCTGCGCCCCAGTTCGTCATCGGCGACAGCTCCCGGACCGTCGATCTCAGCAAGCTGCGCGGACAGATCGTCGTGCTCAACCTTTGGGCCAGCTGGTGCGCGCCCTGCGTGGAAGAGCTGCCCAGCCTCCTCGCCATGCAACAAAAGCTGCCCAACATCAAGGTCGTCGCCATCAGCCTGGATCAGGACGACGATGTCTACCGCAGTTTCCTCGTCAAGCATCACGTCGATGTGCTCACCGTCCGCGATCCTGACGGCCGTATCAATGCCCTCTACGGCACCGTGCAGATCCCCGAAACCTACATCATCGACCGCGACGGCATCCTACGTCGCAAGCTCGTCTCCGCCCAGGACTGGACCAGCCCCGAGATCCTCAACTACCTCTCGAAGCTCTAAGCCGCCTTTGTTTTACGTCACACTCCAAGCAGGCTTGTAGACCGCACGAATGTCTCGACCATCCATCCCCGCACGATACGCCGCCTCCAGCCCCTCATCCGAGTCCTCGAAGACCACACACCGCTCCGGCGCCACCTTCATCCGCCGAGCCGCCTCCAGATAGATATCCGGCGCGGGCTTGCCCTGCGCTACATCCGACGCCACCACCACAAAGTCGAACAGCGGCAGCAGATGCGTCACCGCAAGCGTCGCCTCCACATTCGCGCGCTGGCCGTTTGAGCCTACCGCCATCGGCACCTTCCCCTTCCAGATCCTTGCAATCTCCGCCACCTCCGAGATCTCCTGCAATAGGGAAAGGCCATTCTGAAACGCAACCGCGTAGTAGCCGAGGATAGCCTGCCGATCAATCGGCGCACCCACCACCTCAGCCTCAAAATCATCGAAGAGCGCCCGTGGCGTCAGACCGGCACGCGGATAATAAAACGCGTCCGTCATCTCCAGCCCAAAGTGCTTCAGCCCCACCCGCAGCGCACTCAGATGCGCGGGTGCCGTATCGACCAGGGTGTTGTCACAATCGAAGATAAGCGCGTCAAAGCTGCCTTCATGAAGCGTCGTTGTCATCGCTCCATTCTAGTCGACTGGTTCCAGCGCGTGGCCCACCGCTGCTATCATCAAGCCATGACCCAGCTTGATGTTCTGTACCGCTATGGAGTGCCTCCAACGGAAGCGGCAACGCTCGCGATCGCCAACCTGCGCGAGGTCTACGGCGTCCGCAAGCTCGACTTCGACGAGGCGCAGAAGACCGTCCGCATCGAATACGACGCCACCCGCCTCACCGAGCCCGTCATCCACCAGCTTCTCCGCCGTGCCGGCCTCGATGTGGTCGAAGCGCTGCCCATGTTCACCCCACCCACACCACCACCACCAGTCGAGCCCGCCCCGGCAAGCTGACGCATCCATTGCCTTCGCACGCCTGATTGGTTACGCTGATTGCAGGACACGCGCCCGTAGCTCAGCTGGATAGAGCATTTGGCTTCGAACCAAAGGGTCGGAGGTTCGAATCCTTCCGGGCGCACCATAAATTGACTGTGCGGTTGATCAGGTTCACCGAGGACAAACAATGGGCAACCAGAAGACCATTTCTGACTACTTCATCCCTTTATTCGCGTCAATTTTTGCATTAACGCTCATTCTCTCGATGGTCAAAACTCATCACGACCTTCGAAGCCTGATTGATCGCGTGGTTTTGATTCTGTTTGTGGGAACGTTTTACCTGGCATCCCAACGAATTCTCAAGAAACTCGCCTCGCTTGCCAGTTCAGAAACGGAACCGAACGGCACATTTACCATCCTTCGCAACTCTGTGGCTCAGTTGTTCATGTTTGCTCTTATGATGGGGATGATTTCTTGGATGTTTTCGGAATTCGTTGCACATCACGGATAGTTCAGACTCGGCGAGATCACTGTCAAAACAGCCCTCGGCGGGGTTGATCTATCGATCAAACTCCTCTATAGTTAGAAGGTTGCCACAACGCAATGTGCGCCCGTAGCTCAGCTGGATAGAGCAACTGGCTACGAACCAGTAGGTCGGAGGTTCGACTCCTTCCGGGCGCACCATACTCCCCCAGAAAACTTACTTTGAATCCCCCGGCAGCAACTCCTGCGGCAGATCCGTCAGCGTGGCCTTCCCATTCACATAATCGATCCGCCAGATGCGGTCGAACTGCGTATCGGGCCATGGTGTGTACGGAGGCACTGCCCCCAGCGCAGTTGCCAGCTCCGGCAGCTTCCCATGGTGCCATGCCACCAGCACCACCTCCCCGGCATACCGTCCACTGAGCAGCTCATGCGCCAGCGCGGCATAGTCCTCATTCAGGATGTCACTGTGGATCGGCAGGTGCAGAGCCGCCGCCAGAGGCGTAATTGTCTCCACCGGACGGTTCGAGTGCTTGCTCGCGTGCGTCGCAAAGAGCACCTGGGGAGTGGCCAAGGCCGGAGCGGTACGCTCCCCGCTCGGCGGAGCAAATAAATTTGCCAGCACGGCAGCCCTTTTGAAGCCGGTAGCAGACAGGTCGCTCTCCCCATCCGTCAGCTTCTCTGCATGCCGAATCAAATAGATCGTCGCTGGAGGCTGAGGAGTCTGCGCCGCAACAAAACGTGCAGCCGCAACAAGAAACAGGGCAAAAAGACAGAGCGATAGAGCACGTCGCGAAACTGAAAGAACACGCATCCCTCTAGAATGATCCAAACTTCCTCCGAAAATGTGAATGAGCAGCAAATTCACCCCCGACCTTGATTGACGACCAGATTAGTCCTAAATAGACTTGAAGATGGCCGCCGTGGATGATACGAACTCCTCTGGACGGGTCGTTGGGAGAGCTTTCGGACCTCCGAAAGCCCCCTGGAGTGAGAACGTCTATGCTGCAGGCCTTTATCATCACGCTCCGCGAGGGTGTGGAAGCGTCGCTGATTGTCGGAATCGTCTTTGCCTATCTCAGCAAAATCGGTCGCCATGATCTGAAGCGCACCGTCTTCTGGGCGCTCGGTTCAGCCATCGCCGCCAGTGTTGCCGCCGCTGTCGTCGTCGCCCGCCTCAACTTCAACTCCGACATCTTCGAAGGCTGGGTGATGCTCGCCGCCGCCGCCTTCGTCATCAGCATGATCTGGTTCATGCACAAGACCGCCCGCTCCATGAAGGGCGAGATCGAACAAAAGATCGCCAAATTCACCGGAGGCCAGGGCGTCTCGCGGCTCGGCCTGTTCTTTTTTGTCTTTTTGCTTGTCCTGCGCGAAGGCGTTGAGACGGTCCTCATCCTCTCTGCCGTCTCGCTCAACTCCACCGAGCTGCTCAGCTTCACCGGAACCCTCCTCGGCATCGCCGTCGCCGTCGTCTTCGGCGTCCTCTTCATTCGCGGCAGCGTCAAGATCAACCTGCAGCGCTTCTTCCGCGTCACGACGGTCATCCTCTACTTCGTCACCTTCCAACTCATCGTCAGCGGCTTGCATGAGCTCTCCGAAAACGGCGTCCTGCCCTCCAGCACCGCAGAGATGCGCTACATCGGGCCCATCGTCCGCAACGACCTCTTCTTCTTCGTCACCATGCTCGCCCTTGCGGGCCTCATGATGCTGCTGGAGTACAAGCGTCGTGTCCCCGTAGCTCTCGCCGCCAATGCCTCTGCCGCCGACAAACGCCGCGCCGAGTGGTCCCAACGCCGCGAGAAGATGTGGATGACCGCCGTCGTCGGCACCAGCTTCCTCTTCATCTTCCTCTCCACCGCCGAGTTCATCTACGCCAAGAGCGCCACCGCCCTGTCGCCCACCGCAGCCGTTACGCTCGTCGGCAACATCGTCACCGTCCCCACCGCCGAGGTCAACGACGATCAGCTCCACCGCTACGGCGTGAAGCTAGACGACGGCAAAGGCGGCACCGCCGAGGTCCGCTTCCTCCTCTACAAGAAGCCCGATGGCAACATCGTCTCCGTCGCCGACGCCTGCCAGATCTGCGGCCCTGTCGGCTTCTACATCGGCTCGCAGGGCATCACCTGCAAGATGTGCGCCAGCCCGCTCAACGGAGCCTCCATGGGCCAGCCAGGTGGCTGCAATCCCATTCCGCTCAAGTCCACCAACGACCACGGTCAGATCACCATCGCCGCCGCCGACCTCCGCACCCTCACCACGGTCTTCGAGAAATAGATGTTCTTCCGCCTCCTCATGGAGAGCTTCCTCCGCCAGCGCCGCCGCAAGGCCCTCGCCGGCATCGCGATCTTGCTCGGGACCACCGCTGTCACGGCGATGCTCGCCCTCGCCACCACCATTGGCGATCGCATCCACAAGGAGCTCGCCGTCTACGGCGCCAACATCGTCATCTACCCCAAGGCCGACCAGCTCGATGTAAAGGTCGGCGGCGTCGATATCAAGCCCACCACCGGCGGCGCATACCTCAAAGAGTCTGACCTCGCCAAACTCAAGACCATCTTCTGGGCCAACAACATCACCGGGGTCTCGCCCGAGCTGCCCGTCAAGATGGCCGCCACGGACGGCACCAGCCTTTCGATTCTCGGCCTCTGGTTTGGTCATCCATTCGGCTCTGGCACAACCGGCGCCCCCACCCTGCACCCTTGGTGGAAGCTCAACGGTGCATGGCCCTCCTCACCCACCGAGGTCGTAGCTGGATCACGACTGGACAAGAGGATCGGCGACACCATCACCGCAGGTGGCAACACCTTCCACATCGTCGGTCTACTCTCCACCGGTGACGCTACCGAGAACGATCTTCTCGTCCCCTTACCAGTAGCGCAGCAACTCGCAAACCTACCGGACGCCATCGACCGCGTCGAAGTCTCAGCTCGTACCAAGCCTGAAGACGCCTTCGCTCGTGTCGATCCTGACACTCTCCCTCCCAAGCAGCGTGAGATCTGGTACTGCCGCCCCTATGCCAACTCCATCGCCTACCAGATTCGCGAGGCCATCCCCGGCGCGCAGGCCGAGCAGGTTCGCCGCGTCGAGCAGTCCGAGGGAACAGTCCTTGCCCGCATCTCCGGCCTCATGTGGCTCATCAGCGCGGCCGCGTTATTGGCAGCGGGCTTTGCGGTAAGCGCTGCCATGGCCACCGCCGTCCTTGAGCGGCGCGGCGAGATCGGCCTCATGCGCTCCCTTGGAGCCAGCAAGTCCGCCATCGCCCTGCTCTTCTATGCCGAGACCGGCCTGCTCTCCATCGTCGCCGGAACCCTCGGCTACCTCATCGGCTCCGGCCTGGCGGCATGGCTCGGAGCCCGCATCTTCAGCGGCGAAGCCATCGTCCTCAGCCAGATCCTGAATCCCGTTCTTCTGCCCGTCGTCGTCGCCACCGCGCTGCTCGTCGCTATCGCCGGCTGCACGCCATCCATCCGCACTGCGCTGGAGATGGACCCATCCGCCGTCCTGCGAGCTGACGCATGAGCATCACCTTCAGCCGTATCCTGCGCCGCTCTCTTCTGCATCGCCGCGCCCGCTCGCTGAGCGCCCTCGTTGCCCTCACTGTCTCTGCGGCCGTTGCCACCGCGCTCCTTACCCTCTACGCCGATCTCGACGCCAAGCTCCACAAGGAGTTCCGCAGCTTTGGCGCGAACATCGTCGCCACTGGAAGCTCGCTTCCAGCCGATGCTCTCTCCAGCATTCAGCAGGCTGCGGGGACGGACGCGATCGCTGCTCCCTTCGGCTACGCCGTTGCCACTACCGACCGTGGCACCTCGGTCGTCGTTGCAGGAACTGACCTTGCGACGGTCAAAAAGCTGGATGACTGGTGGCAGGTGACAGCTTGGCCTTCGGGAGAGAATGACGCTCTGATCGGCCAACGCGCCGCTGATTTTATTGCCGATGAGCACGACCTCAAGCTCACCTTCGCCGGCAAACCTATCGTTCTGCATGGCGTGGGCCACCTCAAGACCGGCGGCGATGAGGACAGCCGCATCTACATGCCACTCACCGCTTTCACTGCCTGGACAGGTGCTTCCACCAGCGTTATTGAGGTCCAGGTTCCTGGCGGCAGCGCAAAGGTAGAAGCTGCTATCTCTCGGATAAAGCAGGCTTTACCGGGGATCGATGTCCAGCCCGTCCGCCAGCTCGTCGAGGGGGAATCGCGCATCGTCGACCGCACCCACGCGCTGATGTATGCGGCGGTTCTGCTCATCGCGCTCACGGTCGGCGTCTCTGTTTTGGCTACGCTTTCGGCTAGTGTGTTGGAACGGCGGCGAGACTTTGCTTTGATGAAGGCTCTCGGCGGGACGCAGCTTCAATTGATGTTGCTATTTTTGCTGGAGGCGCTGGTGCTTGCGCTTGCCGGAGTGGCTGTCGGCTTCGCTGTCGGCTCGGGCGCGGCCTTTGGAATCAGTGAGTTGAACTTCCATACGGCCACGCTGCCGCGTTTGTCTGTCGTTCCTGTGGTGCTGCTGCTTAACGTGTTGATCGCTACAATGGCTGCGCTCTTCCCTGCCCGCGTATTGCGCGGCCTGCAACCCGCCGCGCTGCTCAAAGGGGAATGAGAAGATAGAAGACGATGGCAGAGATCAAGACAGATTGGCCCAGCCACAACACACGTGCCGAGTGCGCTGTGATTGATTTGCAAGGGGTTACGCGCGAGTATGCCGGGCACGGCGGGGTCGTGCGGGCGCTCGATGATGCGACGTTTTCGATCGTCGCAGGCGAGTGGGTGGCGATTACAGGGCCTTCTGGGTCGGGTAAGTCCACGCTGGTCAATATGTTAGGCTGCCTCGACCGGCCCACGAAGGGTCAGTTGCGCATCGACAATGTCGATGTGGCCTCCATGTCGGCTACCGAGCTGGATCGGTTTCGTGCGGACAAGATCGGCTTCATCTTCCAGCAGTTTCATCTGATTCCTTACCTATCGGCGATTGAAAATGTCATGCTGGCACAGTACTTCCACTCCATGACGGATGAGGGCGAGGCGAGGCAAGCTCTTGAAAAGGTGGGACTTGGAGGCAGGACCGGACATCTGCCGAGTGAGCTTTCGGGAGGCGAGCAGCAGCGTGTCTGCATCGCGCGGGCGCTTATCAATAACCCGCCGATCCTGCTGGCGGATGAGCCTACGGGCAATCTGGACGCGGCGAATCAGCGCATCGTTGCTGATCTTTTGCAGGATTTACATCGCAATGGTCATACCGTCGTGATGGTGACGCATGATCCGGAGATGGCTGCGCTGGCCCAGCGCAGGATCGCTTTGAACCACGGCAAGGTCTTCTGCCATCCCGTCACCG
Protein-coding regions in this window:
- a CDS encoding glycosyltransferase, producing the protein MILPARNEERLLPECLASLLVQSEPGFALGVQWEVIVVNDDSSDGTREIAEKSAKNYPGVTALDAPALDLGPLGGFTGKNNACWAGAQRARGAWLLFTDADTEHELGDLSRALREAQRHHVSLLSYSPRQVVTGFWQRAVMPLVFSELASVYPPKQVNDPELRLAAANGQFLMVERDAYFSVGGHRAVGSNVLEDVVLARNIKRGQRPIRFRYAPEALSTKMYRTTAAMIEGWTKNLALLFPSPIALAVWRVLDLLLFFGLPVLGFIVPQHIPYQGLVFFLLWVRTCFRFYNRVLRSNFPALDIAISILGVPLFVFLLIRSFLHHRIHKKVGWKGRTYSTGR
- a CDS encoding redoxin domain-containing protein, which codes for MRRIWSSIVVGVLLVAGCERGSHPGNIGKPAPQFVIGDSSRTVDLSKLRGQIVVLNLWASWCAPCVEELPSLLAMQQKLPNIKVVAISLDQDDDVYRSFLVKHHVDVLTVRDPDGRINALYGTVQIPETYIIDRDGILRRKLVSAQDWTSPEILNYLSKL
- a CDS encoding HAD family hydrolase, whose protein sequence is MTTTLHEGSFDALIFDCDNTLVDTAPAHLSALRVGLKHFGLEMTDAFYYPRAGLTPRALFDDFEAEVVGAPIDRQAILGYYAVAFQNGLSLLQEISEVAEIARIWKGKVPMAVGSNGQRANVEATLAVTHLLPLFDFVVVASDVAQGKPAPDIYLEAARRMKVAPERCVVFEDSDEGLEAAYRAGMDGRDIRAVYKPAWSVT
- a CDS encoding histidine phosphatase family protein, coding for MRVLSVSRRALSLCLFALFLVAAARFVAAQTPQPPATIYLIRHAEKLTDGESDLSATGFKRAAVLANLFAPPSGERTAPALATPQVLFATHASKHSNRPVETITPLAAALHLPIHSDILNEDYAALAHELLSGRYAGEVVLVAWHHGKLPELATALGAVPPYTPWPDTQFDRIWRIDYVNGKATLTDLPQELLPGDSK
- a CDS encoding Fe-S-containing protein, giving the protein MLQAFIITLREGVEASLIVGIVFAYLSKIGRHDLKRTVFWALGSAIAASVAAAVVVARLNFNSDIFEGWVMLAAAAFVISMIWFMHKTARSMKGEIEQKIAKFTGGQGVSRLGLFFFVFLLVLREGVETVLILSAVSLNSTELLSFTGTLLGIAVAVVFGVLFIRGSVKINLQRFFRVTTVILYFVTFQLIVSGLHELSENGVLPSSTAEMRYIGPIVRNDLFFFVTMLALAGLMMLLEYKRRVPVALAANASAADKRRAEWSQRREKMWMTAVVGTSFLFIFLSTAEFIYAKSATALSPTAAVTLVGNIVTVPTAEVNDDQLHRYGVKLDDGKGGTAEVRFLLYKKPDGNIVSVADACQICGPVGFYIGSQGITCKMCASPLNGASMGQPGGCNPIPLKSTNDHGQITIAAADLRTLTTVFEK
- a CDS encoding ABC transporter permease: MFFRLLMESFLRQRRRKALAGIAILLGTTAVTAMLALATTIGDRIHKELAVYGANIVIYPKADQLDVKVGGVDIKPTTGGAYLKESDLAKLKTIFWANNITGVSPELPVKMAATDGTSLSILGLWFGHPFGSGTTGAPTLHPWWKLNGAWPSSPTEVVAGSRLDKRIGDTITAGGNTFHIVGLLSTGDATENDLLVPLPVAQQLANLPDAIDRVEVSARTKPEDAFARVDPDTLPPKQREIWYCRPYANSIAYQIREAIPGAQAEQVRRVEQSEGTVLARISGLMWLISAAALLAAGFAVSAAMATAVLERRGEIGLMRSLGASKSAIALLFYAETGLLSIVAGTLGYLIGSGLAAWLGARIFSGEAIVLSQILNPVLLPVVVATALLVAIAGCTPSIRTALEMDPSAVLRADA
- a CDS encoding ABC transporter permease yields the protein MSITFSRILRRSLLHRRARSLSALVALTVSAAVATALLTLYADLDAKLHKEFRSFGANIVATGSSLPADALSSIQQAAGTDAIAAPFGYAVATTDRGTSVVVAGTDLATVKKLDDWWQVTAWPSGENDALIGQRAADFIADEHDLKLTFAGKPIVLHGVGHLKTGGDEDSRIYMPLTAFTAWTGASTSVIEVQVPGGSAKVEAAISRIKQALPGIDVQPVRQLVEGESRIVDRTHALMYAAVLLIALTVGVSVLATLSASVLERRRDFALMKALGGTQLQLMLLFLLEALVLALAGVAVGFAVGSGAAFGISELNFHTATLPRLSVVPVVLLLNVLIATMAALFPARVLRGLQPAALLKGE